DNA from Algisphaera agarilytica:
GGCCGTCGATCACGGTGGTGTCTTGTAGCGACACCTGAGTGGTGGGGACGAGGGCGGTGGCTCCCAGCAGCAAGAAAACGGCATAGCGTTGGAGAGACATCATCAGTTAGTTTAGGATCGGTACCGCCATGAACCAACCCTTTCCCGAGTTTGCCGGCGATTTCCCGATTCTGCGGAAGCTCGATTTTTTCAACCACGCGGGGGTCGGTCCGATCAGCGGGCCTGCGGCCCAGGCGATCCGTGACTACGCCGAGCAGGCCCAGTCGGAGGCCTACGTCGGGGCGGACTGGTACCGCCGGGCGAATCAGACCAAGAAGCTCGCGGCCCAACTCATCAACGCCAAGGGCGGCCACGAGATCGCCTTTGTTCCGAACACCTCGACGGGCTTGTCGCTCGTGGCCAAGGGGCTGACGTTTCATCCCGGCGATCGCGTGATCATCACCAACGTGGAATACCCCGCCAACCGCTATCCGTGGGAAGACCTGAAACGCTTGGGCGTGGAGCTTTTCGAAGTGCCCCAGTCGGCCGACGGACGGATCGATGTCGAACAGGTGTGCGACGCGATCAACGACCGGACGCGGGTGGTGTCGCTGTCGCATGTGCAATACGCCTCGGGTTTCCGGATCGACCTCAAGCCGATCAGCGACATGGTCCACCGGGCGGGTGGGTATCTGTGCGTCGATGCGATTCAGAGTTGCGGGGTGCTGCCGGTGGATGTGGAGGCGATGGGGATCGACTTCCTTTCGGCCGACGGGCACAAGTGGATGCTTGCCCCAGAGGGCGCGGGGATTTTTTATTGCCGTGAAGCGTTGTGTCCGTTGCTGCATCCCAACGTGGTCGGCTGGATGAATATGGTCGACGCGGGGAACTACGGCGACTACCAATTCCGGTTTCAGGATGACGCCCGTCGTTTCGAACCGGGCAGCTGGAATATCCCGGGGATCGTGGCGCTGGGCGCGAGCCTTGAGTTGTTGCTTGGGGTTGGCGTCGAAGGCATCTGGTCACGGGTTGAAGGTTTGACTCACCAGTTATGTGAAGGGTTGGAGGCGAAGGGGTATTCCGTATTCACTCCTCGGGCTTTGCCTGAGGAACGTAGCGGGATTGTGATTTTTGATCTGCCGCAACGCTTGCGCGATGCCTTGGACCCCAGGCAACTCGTGGCCGAACTGCAGAAGCAAGGCATCGTGATCGTGGTCCGAGAAGGCCGACTCAGAGCGAGTCCACATTTCTACAACACGCCCGCACAGATCGATCGGCTGATCGACGCGTTACCCGCGGGTTAAACTCGTCTTGGCGTATCGTGTCGGTTTGTTTAGACTTTGAAGTGCCGTGTCGACGTTGCACGACATGGCATGATTCAACCGCCATGTTCAAATCTCAGGAAGGTCTCGAATGTCGATTTCCCAACTCTTTTCGCTACCGTTAACGCTCGCGCAAGACGAACCGCCAGCCGAAGACGCCGCCTCCGAAATTGAGGCCGTGCAGGCCAGTGCGAAGGAGGACGCCCAGCAGGCGCTCGACGGCGTGATGAGCGGCGACGTGGGGGCCGCGTGGCCGTTGGTCGAAAAATATCTGTTGCCGCTGGCGCTGGCCATCGTCATCCTGATCGCCGCGATTATCGTGGGCAAGATCATCGCCAAGATCGTGTCGAACTCCACACGCAAAGCCAACGTCGATGAAACCCTGGCCCGCTTCTTCGGCAAGCTGGCGTTTTATGTCGTGGTCATCCTGGGTGTGATCGCGGCGCTGGGGCGGGTCGGCATCGAGGTGACCGCCTTCGCCGCCATCCTCGCCGCGGCGGGCTTTGCCGTGGGTATGGCCCTGTCGGGAACCCTGAGCAACTTCGCGGCCGGCGTGATGCTGTTGATCTTCCGCCCATTCAGCGTCGGCGATGTGGTCTCCGCTGCGGGCATCACCGCGAAGGTGAACGAGATCGAGCTTTTCACGACCACGTTCGACACCCCCGACAACCGCCGCATCATCGTGCCCAACTCGTCTATTTTTGGTGGCACCATCGAGAACATCACCCACCACACGGACCGACGCGTCGACGTGGCGGTGGGCTGCGATTACTCGGCTGACATCGACAAGACCCGCGAAGTCCTAACCGCGGCCGTGGAATCGGTCGGCGGCCGGATCGATGGAGACGGGCGTGGCTATCAAGTCTTCCTGTCCGGGCTCGGCGCATCGTCGGTCGACTGGGCGGTCCGCGTGTGGTTCCCCGCGGCGGACTACTGGGGCAAGTACGAAGAGCTGACCCGTGCCGTCAAGGTGCATCTGGACGAAGCGGGGATCGGCATCCCGTTCCCGCAGATGGATGTTCACGTCGACGGCAAGCTCGGCGACTGATCGCACAACACCAATTCACAACAGCCGAGCCTTTGCGGGCTCGGCTGTTTTTTGCGCGTTTTCACGGGGAATCGGGGCGTGTGGGTCTCAGTCCAGGGGGACGACTTGCAGCTCCCAGCCGGGCTCGGTGGGCAGGCTGGTTTCAAAGGTGTCGTCCGAAATCTCGGCGTTGGCTTCAAGCTGAAACAGGTCCACGATCGTCTGGTCGTCGTCGGCCTCGAGGGTTGCGGCGCGGAGCGGCAGCAACGTTTCGCGATCAAACCACAGGTCGATCCGCTGGGCGTCGGTGCCCGCGGCCGGCTTGGGGGTCAGCCGGAGGTGAAAAGTCCCGGCGTCCGATTTAGGGTCGCCCTCTGCGGCATCGATCAACTCGACGTCAAACTTCTGCAGCACCCGGTCCTTGCGTAGATTTAACGGCAGCAGAAACGGCCCATCGCCGAGCTCGAGATTCGCCTGCTCGCCTTCGGGAACCAGTTCGCGTTGCGTGGCGGTTTTATCGATGGCGTCCATGTCCAGCAGCCAGCGTCCGTCGTAGATGTAGCTCTGATCGATGTCTTCGATGAGGTCCTCGATCTTCATGCGGGTGAACTGAACGGCGAACCGCATCGAAGGGTTTTGGTCATCCGCGGCAGCGTACTTCAACGGCCCGAAACGCTGTGTCTCTTCTTCGAGCAGCGAAGCGATGGTGGTCATACGGACCCGCGCGGTGAGCGTAAGGGTTTCGCTGGCGCTGCTTTCCAGCAGGGTCAGCCAGCCCTCGGCGGTGGGTTCAACGGGCTGAACCACCACGGGCTCGATCGTGTCCGGAGCGACCGGTTGGACCGGCGTGTTGGGGGCAGGCTCAGCGGGCGCCGCGGTGCACCCGACCGCAATCAATGAGAAACCGATCGCGCAGGACAACGAATGCCAAGCGCCGCTTTTTCGGGTCGGATCAAACGGGGTCTTCATCAATGGATTTTATCAGCGGGATCGAGAAGGGCGGGCGTGTCTGATAGATCAGTCACCGGGGCGCAGTGCACCACTTCCGGCTGACCATCGGTCGCACGCGCGGGGGGTTGTCCGATAGGCAACACCAAGGGCACCATGAAGATCAGGACTTTCGCCCTGAACATCTCATCTCTCATTCCCATGATGAGAGTGTACCCCCTTATCGGCCGTATGAGAAGAGCGGTGACCCTTGTTCAGGGCATATTTTCACGACCGATAACGTTCCGTGGGAAATCTTTCGGGGTATACCGGTCAGGTAATTTGGGGAGGTCCAAAACGGGGGGCTCAGGCGACCTCGGCCAGGGGGAAGCGTCGGAAGACCATCCGGGTCGGATCGATCTGACGCAGCGCCTCGGCGACGCGATCGCTCAACGCGCCCAGGTGGCCCACGAAGTAACCCGCCAGGCTGGGGTGGGACGAGAGCCGTGAGACCTGCGCGGCCACCGACGACTCGACTTGTGCTTCGGGGTCGATCGGAACGCACTGCACCAGCAGGATCCCGGCGCGGTCGGCGGCGTCGTAGAGCAGCTCCGGGCCGAAGTGGTCCCGCACCAAAAGCAACGACTCGCCGGTTGCGGGCAGGAGCTGATTGGCATCGGTGCGATCGATCACGACCACGGAATCAAAGTCGCAGATCCGGCCGTTGACCAGCAGCGATTCGTCGAATTCCTCGCCTAGGACACGGTCTCGCCGGACGCTGGTGAGGCCGAACGTCACGGACTGCTCGGCGTATCCCAGGCCAGGTTCCTGCACTGTGACCGAAAGGGTGTACAACGCCTGCTCACCCATCCCCGCGGGCCACCAGCGTTGTGGACGAACGATCTCGAAGCGTACGCTGCCCGAATGATCGGTGAGTTGGACCCGGGCACTTCCTTCGTCGTGGAAACCGTCGCTGCCGTCGATCTCGATCTGGACATCAACCGCACCCCCGGGGGGTTGGCTGATCGAGCCCGTGACCGCGGGCAACGTGGTGAAGTGGGCGTCGATCACCGCCTGGTCGCGATCGACGTAGCGGACGAGCGGGCGGATGGATTCCAGACGAACACCGTGATGCATGGCGTACTCCCAAAGGGCGTGACGCAGGCCGAACCTAATGTATGATCGGATGAAAGATTTGTGAACTACAAATTTTAGAGGTTACGATTCCGTATTCTTTCTCCCATTTCCGGAAACCCGTCATGACCAGGTTCGCCTCTCCATTTTCGCTTCTCCGGGCCCAACGCCAAACCCTCCATGGCCTCGCCGGTGTAGGGATGCTTGTCCTTGGTGCGCTGTTGGTGTTTGGTACAGCCCCCGAAGCGACCGCCCAGCCCCGCGGCTTGTCCAAGTTCGAGAGCCGGGCCTACGTCATCCACACCAACCTGACGAAAGAGGAGGCGCTCGAATACGGGGTCCACATGGACCTGATCTACAAGGAGTACAGCAAACGCTTTTCGGTGCTCGAAGGAAAAGGGCGGGGCAAGCAGGACCTGTACCTCTTGCGTACCCGGCAGGACTACATCCGTGCGATGGCGGCGTTTGGGCTACAGGCCGAGGCGTCCGGCGGGATGTTCTTTTGGGGGCCGGGCATTTCGGGGCTGGCGACCTGGGTCGAAGGACTGTCACGCGATCAGGTGTTCTCCACGCTGCAACACGAAGGGTTCCACCAATTCGCCTACACCAAGATGGGCGAGAACTTGCCGCTGTGGGTTAACGAAGGACTGGCCGAATACTTCGGCGCGGCGATCGTCGTCGAAGGCAAGGTGCGGATGGGTATCGTCGATGAAGACCGCGTCGAGCGGGTGCGGCGGGCGTTGGAAGCCGGGCAGGCGCTGACGTTCCGCGAGTTGCTGGGCATCCAATCCAATCAGTGGCACCAGAACATGCTGAGCGGATCGCACAAGGGGTATCTGCAATACGATCAGTCCTGGGCGGTCGTGCACTTCCTGGTTCACGGCGACAAGGGGCGCTACAAGAAAGCCTTCGGCAACTACCTCGTGCTGATCAGCCAGGGCGCGACCCACGACCAGGCCTTCAGCCGAACCTTTGGCGACGACACGCGCAAGTTCGAAGCGCGTTGGGAAAACTTCATCGAGAAGGTGGAGCCCGATCACTACAGCATGGCCCTCAAACGCATGCAGTTCCTTGGCGAGGGGCTGCGTTTTCTCGAATCACAGAACGTCGACACGCCCAAGACAACACGCGACCTGCGGAAGGCGTTGCAGGCCCGCGGGTTCCGCCTGACCTGGGTCACGCAAGCCGGCAAAAAGGTGGTCGATTCAGACGACAGCTCGCTGTACAGCTACAAGGACAGCAAGGGCAACACCCAGCGATTCGAGATCATTCCCGCGGAAGAGGACTCGGAACTGCCGCCGTCGATGAGCGCGCCCAAGCTCAAGCCCGTGGTGTCGCTTACTTGGATCAAAGACGACCAGGGCAACCTCCGCTCACAGCTCGAATACGGCAAGAAGCGCCGCCGGTAGGGCGGTGGCGAGGAAAGCAAGCCCGAAAGCAATCGCCAGCAAAAAACGCCCGAGGTTGACCTCGGGCGTTTTTACGTGTTTCAAAATGAGTCGGGCCTTACGAACCGGTGAAGAATTTCTTCACCGCGTGGACGGTCAGCTGCCGGCCCGCCTTGCCGATCGCTTCGGTCAGCGGGATTTCCTTGGGGCAGACCTGCACGCAGTTCTGGGCATTGCCGCAGTCGCTAACGCCACCGGGGCCCATCAGCACGTCCAGGCGCTCTTTCTTGAGCTTCTTGCCGGTCTCGTGTTCGTTGAAGTAGTACGCCTGAGCGATGGCCTGAGCGCCGAGGAAGTCGTTGTCCTTGGTGAACTGCGGGCAGGCTTCGAGGCAGCAGCCGCAGGTCATGCAGCGGCTGATGGCGTAGCGTTCTTCTTGTTTCTCGGGCGACTCGGTCGGGCCCGCTCCGAGGGAGTGCGTGCCGTCGATCGGCACCCAGCCCTTGACCTTGATCAGGTTGTCGAACATCCGCTGGCGGTCGACAAACAGGTCGCGGACCACGGGGAACTTGGTCATCGGTTCGAGGGTGATCGGCCCGCCGTTGGCCTCGGCCAGCAGCTCGGGAACGAGGGCCGAGCAGGACTGCCGGGCCCGGCCGTTTATCACCATCGTGCACGCGCCGCAGACTTCTTCGAGGCAGCCCGCGTCCCAGACGACCGGCTCGACGTCTTTGCCGTCGGTGGTGGTGGGGTTCGCCGCGATGTACTGCAGCACGCTGATGACGTTCTGCGACGGACGGACGGGCACTTCGAATTCCTGCCAATAGGCGGGCTGGCTTTCGCCGTCTTGACGCTTCACACGGACGAGGAATTTCTGGTCGGGGTTGGGTGCAATCATGGGGTGCTTTCGAGTAGTCAGGGCGATCTTCGATCGCCCGCTAAACGTTGTGAACGAATTCAGCTAGCTGCGGCTTCTTCTTTCTTCTCGGGGCTCGCATCAACCTTACCGTAGGTCCGTGCACGCAGCGGGACCAGCGGGCTGGGGATGTCTTCCCATTCGATGATCGGCTTGTCCGCGTCGGCGTCGTACTTCACCTTCGTGGTCTTGTGGAACTGGTCGTCAACCCGCTCGGTGTAGTCGCTACGGTAGTGGCTGCCGCGGGATTCTTTGCGGGCGATCGAGCCTTCCATAAGGGCGTCGCTGTAGACGATCATGTCGCCGAGGGCGCGGGCGAAGCTCACGTTCTGGTTGGTGTAGACACCGGTGTCGCTGATCTTGAGGTCTTGGTACTTGGCCTTAATCTCGGCGAGTTTCTCCCGGCCCTGCAGCAGCCGCTGCTCTTCCTTGACCACGGTGCAGGTTGCGGTCATCTCCAGGCCCAGCTCCTGGTGGATCTCGTAGGGGTTGTTGGCCCCGGTGGATTCAGTGAGTTTCTGGACTTTGGCTTTTTCCTGCTCGACGTACTTGTCGAACAACGCGTCGGGCAGCTCGCCGGCCGGGGTGCCCTGCGGGGCGTGGGCGTAGTTGTGGACCGACAGGCCGTTGTAGAGGCCGTCGAAGATGCAGGACAAGAGGGCGTTGGCGCCCAGGCGGGTTGCGCCGTGGTAGGCGTAGTTGGACTCCCCGAAAGCGTAAAGCCCGGGGATGTTGGTCATCATGTTCTTGGGGTCGCCGTAGAGCAGGCCCTCGTTGGGCTGACGCTTGGGCTCCGAGGCGGGGGTGTAGGTGTCCCGCTCGGGGTCGTAGGGCTCGTAGATCGTGTAGAGCCCGCCCATGGTGTAGTGCACCGCAGGGAAGATCTTCATCGGGACTTCACGCGGGTCGTCGCCGGTGAACTTCTCGTAGATCTCGAGGATCGCGGCGAGCTTGTTCTTGGTGGCGATGGGCAGGTGGGTGATGTCGAGGTAGACCTGGTTGGCCCCGCCGATACCCAAGCCTTCCTGACAGACCCAGAAGATCTCACGGGTGGCGATGTCGCGGGGCACGAGGTTGCCGTAGCCGGGGTACTTCTCTTCGAGGAAGTAGTAGCGTTCTTCCTCGGTGATGTCGAGGGGGTGCCGGTCGTCGCCCTTCTTGCGGGGGACCCAGACGCGTCCGCCTTCGCCGCGGGCCGACTCGGACATGAGCCGGCACTTGTCTTCGCCGGGGATGGCGGTGGGGTGGACCTGGATCATCTCGGGGTTGCCGAGGTAAGCGCCGGCCTGGTAGCAGCGGGCGACCGCGGCGCCGGTGCAGATCACCGACATGGTCGACTTACCGAACATCAGGCCGTTGCCGCCGGAGGCCATCACGACCGCGTCGCCGCGGAAGGCTTTGATCTCCATGCTGCGGACGTCCTGGGCGACGATGCCCTTGCACACACCCTCGTCATCGATGATCGGCCAGAGGAACTCCCAGAACTCGTACTTGTTGATCTTGCCCTCGGCCTCGTAGCGACGGGTCTGTTCATCCAACCCGTAGAGAAGCTGTTGGCCGGTCGAAGCGCCCGCAAAGTGCGTCCGCTTGAACAGGCTGCCGCCGAAGAGGCGTAGGTCTCGCATGCCCTCGGAGGTGCGGTTGAACGGCACGCCCATGCGGTCGAGCAGGTCGATGATCTTGGGCGCCCAGTGGGTCATCTCGTAGACGGGCGGCTGGTGGTTGAGGAAGTCGCCGCCGATGAGCGTCTCGTCCATGTGCTGCCACTCGGAGTAGCCCTGCTGGCGGGCGACGTCGTTGCAGGCGTTGATCCCGCCCTGAGCACACACGCTGTGGGAGCGTTTGACCGGGACCAGAGAGAACAGGTCGACCTTGGTACCCGACTCGGCCACACGGACCGCGGCGGAGAGTCCCGCCAATCCGCCGCCGACGACGATCACTCGGGGTTCTGCTTTTGCCATCGTTGCTTCAACTCACTTTCACTACGCGGAATCGATCCGCATTTCATCATCGAGAAGTCTAGGTCCCCACCCACGCCACGGCCGCGATTATTTGTTCACCGGGATCGCCACCGCGGGGTCTTCGACGATCAGGAGGAACAGCTCGGTTTGCTCAGGGGTCATATCGGAGAAATCGAAGATCAACGCCGCCACGATCGCGATGCTGAAGAACGCCGTGAGGGC
Protein-coding regions in this window:
- a CDS encoding mechanosensitive ion channel family protein, which encodes MSISQLFSLPLTLAQDEPPAEDAASEIEAVQASAKEDAQQALDGVMSGDVGAAWPLVEKYLLPLALAIVILIAAIIVGKIIAKIVSNSTRKANVDETLARFFGKLAFYVVVILGVIAALGRVGIEVTAFAAILAAAGFAVGMALSGTLSNFAAGVMLLIFRPFSVGDVVSAAGITAKVNEIELFTTTFDTPDNRRIIVPNSSIFGGTIENITHHTDRRVDVAVGCDYSADIDKTREVLTAAVESVGGRIDGDGRGYQVFLSGLGASSVDWAVRVWFPAADYWGKYEELTRAVKVHLDEAGIGIPFPQMDVHVDGKLGD
- a CDS encoding LolA family protein, whose amino-acid sequence is MKTPFDPTRKSGAWHSLSCAIGFSLIAVGCTAAPAEPAPNTPVQPVAPDTIEPVVVQPVEPTAEGWLTLLESSASETLTLTARVRMTTIASLLEEETQRFGPLKYAAADDQNPSMRFAVQFTRMKIEDLIEDIDQSYIYDGRWLLDMDAIDKTATQRELVPEGEQANLELGDGPFLLPLNLRKDRVLQKFDVELIDAAEGDPKSDAGTFHLRLTPKPAAGTDAQRIDLWFDRETLLPLRAATLEADDDQTIVDLFQLEANAEISDDTFETSLPTEPGWELQVVPLD
- a CDS encoding DUF1570 domain-containing protein, which encodes MTRFASPFSLLRAQRQTLHGLAGVGMLVLGALLVFGTAPEATAQPRGLSKFESRAYVIHTNLTKEEALEYGVHMDLIYKEYSKRFSVLEGKGRGKQDLYLLRTRQDYIRAMAAFGLQAEASGGMFFWGPGISGLATWVEGLSRDQVFSTLQHEGFHQFAYTKMGENLPLWVNEGLAEYFGAAIVVEGKVRMGIVDEDRVERVRRALEAGQALTFRELLGIQSNQWHQNMLSGSHKGYLQYDQSWAVVHFLVHGDKGRYKKAFGNYLVLISQGATHDQAFSRTFGDDTRKFEARWENFIEKVEPDHYSMALKRMQFLGEGLRFLESQNVDTPKTTRDLRKALQARGFRLTWVTQAGKKVVDSDDSSLYSYKDSKGNTQRFEIIPAEEDSELPPSMSAPKLKPVVSLTWIKDDQGNLRSQLEYGKKRRR
- the sdhB gene encoding succinate dehydrogenase iron-sulfur subunit; amino-acid sequence: MIAPNPDQKFLVRVKRQDGESQPAYWQEFEVPVRPSQNVISVLQYIAANPTTTDGKDVEPVVWDAGCLEEVCGACTMVINGRARQSCSALVPELLAEANGGPITLEPMTKFPVVRDLFVDRQRMFDNLIKVKGWVPIDGTHSLGAGPTESPEKQEERYAISRCMTCGCCLEACPQFTKDNDFLGAQAIAQAYYFNEHETGKKLKKERLDVLMGPGGVSDCGNAQNCVQVCPKEIPLTEAIGKAGRQLTVHAVKKFFTGS
- a CDS encoding aminotransferase class V-fold PLP-dependent enzyme, which produces MNQPFPEFAGDFPILRKLDFFNHAGVGPISGPAAQAIRDYAEQAQSEAYVGADWYRRANQTKKLAAQLINAKGGHEIAFVPNTSTGLSLVAKGLTFHPGDRVIITNVEYPANRYPWEDLKRLGVELFEVPQSADGRIDVEQVCDAINDRTRVVSLSHVQYASGFRIDLKPISDMVHRAGGYLCVDAIQSCGVLPVDVEAMGIDFLSADGHKWMLAPEGAGIFYCREALCPLLHPNVVGWMNMVDAGNYGDYQFRFQDDARRFEPGSWNIPGIVALGASLELLLGVGVEGIWSRVEGLTHQLCEGLEAKGYSVFTPRALPEERSGIVIFDLPQRLRDALDPRQLVAELQKQGIVIVVREGRLRASPHFYNTPAQIDRLIDALPAG
- a CDS encoding FAD-binding protein yields the protein MAKAEPRVIVVGGGLAGLSAAVRVAESGTKVDLFSLVPVKRSHSVCAQGGINACNDVARQQGYSEWQHMDETLIGGDFLNHQPPVYEMTHWAPKIIDLLDRMGVPFNRTSEGMRDLRLFGGSLFKRTHFAGASTGQQLLYGLDEQTRRYEAEGKINKYEFWEFLWPIIDDEGVCKGIVAQDVRSMEIKAFRGDAVVMASGGNGLMFGKSTMSVICTGAAVARCYQAGAYLGNPEMIQVHPTAIPGEDKCRLMSESARGEGGRVWVPRKKGDDRHPLDITEEERYYFLEEKYPGYGNLVPRDIATREIFWVCQEGLGIGGANQVYLDITHLPIATKNKLAAILEIYEKFTGDDPREVPMKIFPAVHYTMGGLYTIYEPYDPERDTYTPASEPKRQPNEGLLYGDPKNMMTNIPGLYAFGESNYAYHGATRLGANALLSCIFDGLYNGLSVHNYAHAPQGTPAGELPDALFDKYVEQEKAKVQKLTESTGANNPYEIHQELGLEMTATCTVVKEEQRLLQGREKLAEIKAKYQDLKISDTGVYTNQNVSFARALGDMIVYSDALMEGSIARKESRGSHYRSDYTERVDDQFHKTTKVKYDADADKPIIEWEDIPSPLVPLRARTYGKVDASPEKKEEAAAS